Proteins encoded by one window of BD1-7 clade bacterium:
- the ksi_2 gene encoding Steroid Delta-isomerase, with translation MTDHLDHLAIKANIQSVTLASEGNKDAWLALYADDAILQDPVGKSPLEESGNGHAGKPAIEAFWDTVIGPSNIQIHVKKRIPSGDRHCAVLQTAINDMGNGKTTEVDMIATYEVDDNGLIKRMSAYWCFDDLMKQMF, from the coding sequence ATGACAGACCATCTCGATCACCTGGCTATCAAAGCCAATATTCAGTCAGTAACCCTGGCATCTGAGGGAAACAAAGACGCGTGGTTGGCTCTGTATGCCGATGATGCAATCTTGCAGGATCCTGTTGGCAAATCACCATTGGAAGAAAGCGGTAACGGCCACGCCGGAAAACCAGCCATCGAAGCCTTCTGGGATACTGTCATCGGGCCGTCGAATATTCAAATCCATGTAAAAAAGCGTATTCCCAGCGGAGACCGCCATTGCGCGGTACTGCAAACCGCCATCAACGATATGGGCAATGGAAAAACAACGGAGGTCGATATGATTGCCACCTATGAAGTGGACGATAACGGACTGATAAAGCGCATGAGTGCGTATTGGTGTTTTGATGATTTAATGAAGCAGATGTTTTAA